A window of Fusobacterium simiae genomic DNA:
AATTTATAAAATTTCATTTTTTCTATATCATTAAAATGGATATTTCTTATACTTATTATTCTATTTAACATTTTGTCATTTTCTAAATTTTCACTAAAAGTAATTTTTGATTTTTGTAGAAAATTTTCTTTAATTTCTTCTAATTTACTAATAAAAATGTCAGCAAATTTTAATTTTCTTGTTCTTTCCATTAAAAATCCTCCCAACCATCAATAGAAGAACTCATATTGTAGCTAGTAACTGTTCCTTCAAAGAAATTAGATTTAACATTACCTTCACCCTTAGTGTCAGCAAATCTTTCTAAATGTTTATATGGATTTTTATTAAAACCAGAGAATAAAGGTTCCAAACCTAATGATTTTAGTCTTTCATTAGCAAGCCATTTTGTATAGGCTTCTGTTGTTTGAGATGTTATTCCCAATACTCTATTTCCTATTATATGTTCTGTCCAATTAATTTCTTGTTCCACAGCAGTTTTAAACATAGAATATACTGTTTCAGCTGAGAAGAAATCAGGGAAATCATTTTTTATTTCCTTAACCATACTTCTGAAAAGTACAACATGTGATAGCTCATCTCTATTGATAAGTCTAATAATATCAGAAGTTCCTACCATCTTATTTCTACTTGCAAGAAGATAGAAGAAGTTAAAACCATTATAGAAGTACAATGATTCTAGTAAATAATTTGCTATTATAACCTTAGCAAAATTTTCATCAGAGTCTTCATCTATAAAATCTTGATATATCTTTGCAATAAAGCTATTTCTTTCAAATAATATCTTATCATCTCTCCATTTATCATAGATTAAATCTCTACTTTGTTTAGGAAGTATAGACTCTATTATATATTGATAAGATTGAGAATGTATAGCTTCTTGGAAAGTTTGTATAGCCAATAATAAATTCACTTCTGGTGCTGTTACATGGTCTGAAATATTAGGAATATTATTAGTTTGTATACTATCTAAGAAAATCAAAAAAGATAATATTCCATCATAGGCTTCTCTTTCAGGTACAGTTAGATTTTCATAGTCATTTTTATCTTGTGTCAAATCAACTTTTTCTGGTATCCAGAAATTTGCCATCATAGTTCTATATAATTGATTTGCCCATTGATATCTAACATTATTTAAGTTAAAAAGGTTAGTTGAGTTACCCTTTATTATTCTTCTTGCATTTAATGTATCATCACCTTCTGGATTAAATAATTTCTTTCTATCCACTACAACTTTCACACTCCTCTTTATCTGAGATATTATTTGTATTCTTTTGTATTGTCCTTATATAATAAACACTTTTACAACCTTCTTCCCAAGCTGTTATTAAAGTGTCGTATATATCCTTAGCTTTAATATCTTTATTTAAGTCAAATACCATTTCCATAGAAACTCCCTGAGTTACCCAAGAACCTATTTTTGCCATTATTTTTACATAACTGATAGGATTTACATTTTTAAACTCTGGATAAAACCAAGCTCTATCTTTTAAGTGTTTAACTGTTCTAGGTATTGCTCCTCTTTGATTTTTTTCAATAAAAAATCTTGAAAATGTTGGAGTTACTGATGCAGTTGACCCCATAAGCAAAGATGTAGAAGTATTTGGTGCTATTGCAGTCAATTCTCCATTTCTTAATCCATTAGTTTCAACTAAATAAAATGCTTCATTCCATTCATCTTTAAATTTAGAGTTAGTGTCATACCATTCTCTTTTCTTACCATAAAATATACCTTGATCCCATTTAGACCCTTTAAAAGCCTTGTATGCTCCTCTATCCTTTGCCAATAATGCAGAGGCTTTTATAGAATACAATGCTATTCTTTCAAAAATTTCATTAATTTCATTGATAGATTCTTCATAAATCATGTATTCTCTTGCCAAATAGTCAGCAAGTCCCATAGCTCCTACACCTATTGTTCTGTATAGTAGATTATGTTTATTTGATTCTTTTAATGGTGTTACTGTTAAATCTATTGTATTATCCAAAGCTCTTACAGCCAGAGCAACATGTTTTTCTAATTCATCAGAAGTAAGTTCAGCTAAATTTATAGAAATTAAGTTACAAGTATGGATTTCTCCCATTTCACTTCTTCTTATAGATGTATTTCCATTTTCTTCTTCAACAAAATTTATAGTCGGTTTGAAATTTGAAAAACTTTCCATACATAGATTTCCATTCCCTATCATACCCATATGAGAATTATGGTTTACTTCATTAGCTCTATCCTTGAAGAATATATATGGCATACCTGTTTCTAATTGAGTTTTCATTATGCTTTTAAATAGCTCTTTTGCATTTAAAACCTTTTTTAACTTAATGTTAGGATCGTTCTCTATCTTTTCATATAGATTCTCAAATTCATAGCCATAAAGCTCACAAAGTTCAATTCCATAATTTTTTCTTATTTCATAAGGATCTACCAAAGTCCAAGATTCATTATTTTTTACTCTTTTCATAAATAGGTTAGAGCATACAACTTGTGGATATATATCATAGGCCTTTCCTCTTTGGTCTCCATTTTCTGTTTGAAGCTCTAAGAAAGTTTCTATATCCAA
This region includes:
- a CDS encoding ribonucleotide-diphosphate reductase subunit beta, which produces MDRKKLFNPEGDDTLNARRIIKGNSTNLFNLNNVRYQWANQLYRTMMANFWIPEKVDLTQDKNDYENLTVPEREAYDGILSFLIFLDSIQTNNIPNISDHVTAPEVNLLLAIQTFQEAIHSQSYQYIIESILPKQSRDLIYDKWRDDKILFERNSFIAKIYQDFIDEDSDENFAKVIIANYLLESLYFYNGFNFFYLLASRNKMVGTSDIIRLINRDELSHVVLFRSMVKEIKNDFPDFFSAETVYSMFKTAVEQEINWTEHIIGNRVLGITSQTTEAYTKWLANERLKSLGLEPLFSGFNKNPYKHLERFADTKGEGNVKSNFFEGTVTSYNMSSSIDGWEDF
- a CDS encoding ribonucleoside-diphosphate reductase subunit alpha, whose translation is MAMERRKVINRDNIVEDLNIEKIREKLLRACDGLEVNMVELESNIDSIYEENITTQKIQASLINTAVSMTTFEESDWSYVAGRLLMMEAEREVYHSRGFSYGNFSQTIKKMVELRLYDERLLSYTEEELNQIAQLIDINRDMVYDYAGANMFVNRYLIKHDGRTFELPQEAFMAISMMLALNEKEGDTRVEIVKEFYNALSLRKLSLATPILANLRIPNGNLSSCFITAIDDNIESIFYNIDSIARISKNGGGVGVNVSRIRAKGSMVNGYYNASGGVVPWIRIINDTAVAVNQQGRRAGAVTVALDTWHLDIETFLELQTENGDQRGKAYDIYPQVVCSNLFMKRVKNNESWTLVDPYEIRKNYGIELCELYGYEFENLYEKIENDPNIKLKKVLNAKELFKSIMKTQLETGMPYIFFKDRANEVNHNSHMGMIGNGNLCMESFSNFKPTINFVEEENGNTSIRRSEMGEIHTCNLISINLAELTSDELEKHVALAVRALDNTIDLTVTPLKESNKHNLLYRTIGVGAMGLADYLAREYMIYEESINEINEIFERIALYSIKASALLAKDRGAYKAFKGSKWDQGIFYGKKREWYDTNSKFKDEWNEAFYLVETNGLRNGELTAIAPNTSTSLLMGSTASVTPTFSRFFIEKNQRGAIPRTVKHLKDRAWFYPEFKNVNPISYVKIMAKIGSWVTQGVSMEMVFDLNKDIKAKDIYDTLITAWEEGCKSVYYIRTIQKNTNNISDKEECESCSG